One segment of Dysgonomonadaceae bacterium PH5-43 DNA contains the following:
- a CDS encoding hypothetical protein (product_source=Hypo-rule applied; pfam=PF14902): MNWFECKVSYEKMMENGVQKKVTEPYLVDALSFTEAEARIIEEMRPYITGEFTVTDIKRAKFAELFFNETGDRYYKIKIMYITLDEKSGAEKKTPVQILAQASDLKEAIDILEEGMKGSMADYSIASVTETMLMDVFPFSADSKDKTKQED; the protein is encoded by the coding sequence ATGAATTGGTTTGAGTGTAAAGTATCTTACGAGAAGATGATGGAGAATGGCGTTCAGAAAAAAGTAACAGAACCTTATTTAGTTGATGCGCTTTCATTTACAGAAGCTGAAGCTCGTATTATAGAAGAGATGCGTCCTTATATTACTGGCGAATTTACGGTTACTGATATTAAGAGAGCTAAGTTTGCCGAACTATTTTTCAACGAAACAGGCGATAGATACTATAAGATAAAGATAATGTATATCACATTAGACGAAAAAAGTGGCGCCGAAAAGAAAACTCCAGTGCAGATATTGGCTCAAGCTTCGGATCTTAAAGAAGCTATCGACATTTTAGAGGAAGGAATGAAAGGCTCTATGGCCGATTACTCTATCGCTTCGGTTACCGAAACTATGCTTATGGACGTATTTCCTTTCTCTGCCGACTCTAAAGATAAAACAAAACAAGAAGACTAA
- a CDS encoding SulP family sulfate permease (product_source=KO:K03321; cath_funfam=3.30.750.24; cog=COG0659; ko=KO:K03321; pfam=PF00916,PF01740; superfamily=52091; tigrfam=TIGR00815; transmembrane_helix_parts=Inside_1_31,TMhelix_32_51,Outside_52_60,TMhelix_61_92,Inside_93_98,TMhelix_99_121,Outside_122_124,TMhelix_125_147,Inside_148_176,TMhelix_177_199,Outside_200_208,TMhelix_209_231,Inside_232_258,TMhelix_259_281,Outside_282_295,TMhelix_296_318,Inside_319_330,TMhelix_331_350,Outside_351_354,TMhelix_355_377,Inside_378_389,TMhelix_390_412,Outside_413_566) produces MNSWYKKLGIDFQPKLFSSLKNYSKEKFVKDLMAGIIVGIVALPLAIAFGIASGVSPEQGIITAIIGGFIVSFLGGCSVQIGGPTGAFIIIVYGIIQQFGFQGLAIATIMAGVMLIGMGLLRLGTIIKFIPYPIIVGFTSGIALVIFTTQMKDLFGLTMDQVPADFISKWIAYGKAIGTTNFKSLAIGILSILIIVFTPKLFKKIPGSLVAIVVMTIIAYLCKNCFGVTGIETIGDRFEINASFPAPEVISISWSNVNLLLPAAFTIAMLGAIESLLSATVADGITGDKQNSNTELIAQGAANIVVPFFGGIPVTGAIARTMTNINNGGRTPVAGIIHAVVLLLILLFLVPLTKHIPMACLAGVLVIVAYNMSEWRVFTSLLKNPKSDVIVLLVTFFLTVIFDLTIAIEVGILLAMVLLVKRLSETSSISIVTDELISSDSNVESIEDNDKLILPKGVEVYEINGPFFFGIANKFEDSISKVNNAPSKVRIIRMRKVPFMDSTGLHNLESLFRLSDKMGVQLVLSGVNDNIKNLLIKTGLAHKIGKDNVCDNITDAIKRSEELVNN; encoded by the coding sequence ATGAACTCTTGGTACAAAAAACTTGGGATAGACTTTCAACCTAAGTTATTTTCTTCTCTTAAAAACTATTCTAAAGAGAAGTTCGTGAAAGATTTAATGGCAGGTATTATTGTTGGTATAGTAGCTCTTCCTTTAGCAATAGCTTTTGGTATAGCTTCAGGTGTTAGTCCCGAACAAGGAATAATAACGGCAATAATAGGAGGATTTATTGTTTCTTTTTTAGGTGGTTGTTCGGTACAGATAGGAGGACCAACAGGTGCTTTCATTATTATTGTTTACGGAATAATTCAACAATTCGGGTTTCAAGGTTTAGCAATAGCAACTATAATGGCTGGGGTTATGCTTATTGGTATGGGGCTTTTACGACTTGGTACTATAATAAAGTTTATTCCTTATCCTATTATAGTAGGTTTTACTTCTGGTATTGCTCTTGTTATCTTCACTACACAAATGAAAGATTTGTTTGGTTTAACTATGGATCAAGTTCCTGCCGACTTTATTTCTAAATGGATAGCTTACGGTAAAGCAATAGGAACTACTAATTTCAAATCTCTCGCAATAGGTATATTAAGTATATTGATAATTGTTTTTACTCCTAAACTGTTTAAAAAGATACCTGGTTCGCTTGTTGCAATTGTTGTAATGACTATTATTGCTTATCTGTGTAAAAACTGTTTCGGAGTAACAGGAATAGAAACTATTGGCGACCGTTTTGAAATAAATGCAAGTTTTCCTGCTCCCGAAGTAATATCTATAAGCTGGTCGAATGTTAATCTTTTATTACCAGCCGCATTTACAATAGCAATGCTTGGTGCGATAGAATCTTTACTTTCGGCTACCGTTGCTGATGGTATAACAGGAGATAAACAAAACTCAAATACAGAACTTATAGCACAAGGAGCGGCAAATATAGTTGTTCCTTTCTTCGGAGGAATACCTGTTACGGGAGCTATTGCTCGCACAATGACTAATATAAATAATGGAGGAAGAACACCCGTTGCTGGTATTATTCACGCTGTAGTATTATTGCTAATTCTTTTATTCTTAGTTCCGCTAACAAAACATATACCTATGGCATGTCTTGCTGGTGTATTGGTTATCGTAGCTTATAATATGAGCGAATGGAGAGTGTTTACTTCTTTACTCAAAAATCCTAAATCAGATGTTATTGTATTGTTAGTAACATTCTTTCTAACGGTTATTTTCGACCTTACCATAGCTATTGAAGTTGGCATATTATTGGCAATGGTATTATTAGTAAAACGATTGTCGGAAACATCAAGCATATCAATAGTAACAGACGAACTAATATCATCTGATAGCAATGTAGAATCAATAGAAGATAATGATAAACTTATTCTGCCTAAAGGTGTAGAGGTTTATGAGATTAACGGACCTTTCTTTTTCGGCATAGCAAATAAGTTCGAAGATAGTATTAGCAAAGTAAACAATGCTCCATCAAAAGTAAGAATAATACGTATGCGTAAAGTTCCTTTTATGGATTCTACAGGGCTTCATAATCTTGAAAGTCTTTTCAGACTATCAGATAAAATGGGAGTTCAATTAGTATTGTCGGGAGTAAACGATAATATTAAAAATCTTCTCATTAAAACAGGATTGGCTCACAAAATAGGAAAAGATAATGTTTGTGATAATATAACCGATGCAATAAAACGGTCGGAAGAACTTGTAAATAATTAA
- a CDS encoding Fe2+ or Zn2+ uptake regulation protein (product_source=COG0735; cath_funfam=1.10.10.10; cog=COG0735; pfam=PF01475; superfamily=46785): protein MLIQAKERLLEYGVKPSLQRIAIMNYLINNAVHPTVDRVFNELYPSMPTLSKTTVYNTLKLFEEHGAVQSISIDEKNIRYDADLSFHAHFKCKHCGEVYDINLEQNDLLNVKNNKDLVFTECQVYYKGYCSECKNKI, encoded by the coding sequence ATGTTAATACAAGCTAAAGAAAGATTATTAGAGTATGGTGTAAAACCTTCATTACAGAGGATTGCGATAATGAATTATCTTATCAATAATGCTGTACACCCTACTGTTGACAGGGTATTTAACGAATTATATCCTTCTATGCCTACTCTTTCGAAGACTACGGTTTACAATACTCTTAAACTTTTTGAAGAACACGGAGCAGTTCAATCTATAAGTATTGATGAAAAAAATATTCGTTACGATGCCGATTTATCTTTTCACGCTCATTTCAAGTGTAAACATTGTGGAGAAGTATATGATATAAACTTAGAACAAAATGATTTGTTAAACGTTAAAAATAACAAAGACTTAGTATTTACAGAATGCCAAGTTTATTACAAAGGTTATTGTAGCGAATGTAAAAACAAAATATAA
- a CDS encoding pyridoxal phosphate enzyme (YggS family) (product_source=TIGR00044; cath_funfam=3.20.20.10; cog=COG0325; ko=KO:K06997; pfam=PF01168; superfamily=51419; tigrfam=TIGR00044): MTIVERLNRIKDSLPANVHLVAVSKFHSNDAIMEAYNAGQRVFGESRVQEVTKKYEDLPKDINWHFIGHLQTNKVKYIAPFITMVHSADSIKLIEELNLCAYKNNRTIDILIQIHIAEEDTKSGFSYSEAESLFKENILSKYPFIKVKGLMGMATYTDNDEQVKKEFAGLSAFFNKIKDTYYRENPDFIELSMGMSDDYLMAVEKGSTMVRIGSKIFGERI, translated from the coding sequence ATGACTATTGTTGAACGATTAAACCGGATTAAAGATTCATTGCCTGCTAATGTGCATTTAGTTGCTGTATCTAAGTTTCATAGCAACGATGCTATTATGGAGGCTTACAATGCAGGGCAACGAGTTTTTGGAGAGAGTCGGGTTCAAGAAGTTACAAAAAAATACGAAGACTTGCCTAAAGATATAAACTGGCATTTCATCGGACATTTACAAACCAACAAAGTAAAATATATAGCTCCTTTTATTACTATGGTGCATAGTGCCGACAGTATTAAATTAATTGAAGAGCTTAATCTTTGCGCCTACAAAAACAATCGCACTATAGACATTCTTATACAAATACACATAGCAGAAGAAGATACTAAGTCGGGATTTTCATACAGCGAGGCAGAAAGTTTGTTTAAAGAAAACATATTGTCTAAATATCCGTTCATTAAAGTAAAAGGGTTAATGGGTATGGCAACTTATACAGACAATGACGAGCAAGTAAAAAAAGAATTTGCTGGCTTATCGGCTTTCTTTAATAAAATAAAGGATACTTATTACCGAGAAAACCCTGATTTCATCGAGCTTTCTATGGGTATGAGTGACGATTACCTTATGGCTGTAGAAAAAGGTAGCACAATGGTAAGAATAGGCAGTAAGATTTTTGGAGAAAGAATTTAA
- a CDS encoding membrane protease YdiL (CAAX protease family) (product_source=COG1266; cog=COG1266; ko=KO:K07052; pfam=PF02517; transmembrane_helix_parts=Outside_1_14,TMhelix_15_37,Inside_38_65,TMhelix_66_85,Outside_86_99,TMhelix_100_122,Inside_123_159,TMhelix_160_182,Outside_183_196,TMhelix_197_219,Inside_220_238,TMhelix_239_261,Outside_262_275,TMhelix_276_293,Inside_294_309), protein MKALFKNSSVLMQIFIFFLVLILGYVVTVLVSAILIVIQTGGSEDAISYIYSHLLEFPDIIRNLQFLQTVFFFIFPAIICAYIFSDNYTEYLKVNSPIDLQTVGLVILSIVVVFPFINGVFALNQQMVFPEWLKGLEEWMLAKENENEEVTKVLLYADTVWVLLYNIIIVCVLTGIGEEFIFRGVLLNITNKTIKNPHIAIWTVAVIFSAIHIQFYGFIPRLILGVYFGYLLYYTKNMWLPVIAHLVNNLIGVVLAYIYQDVPDDDVYIETLGADSTWWLAVTSFALFVLIVFKIKKRAKEIELQNLSA, encoded by the coding sequence ATGAAAGCTTTATTCAAGAACTCGTCTGTTTTAATGCAGATATTTATTTTCTTCTTAGTTCTTATCTTGGGATATGTTGTTACTGTACTTGTATCTGCTATCTTAATTGTAATTCAAACAGGCGGTTCGGAAGATGCAATAAGCTATATCTATAGTCATTTATTAGAGTTTCCTGATATTATTAGGAATTTACAATTCTTACAAACAGTATTCTTCTTTATATTCCCAGCAATAATTTGTGCCTACATATTCAGCGATAACTATACCGAATACTTAAAAGTAAATAGCCCTATCGATTTACAAACTGTTGGACTTGTTATATTAAGCATTGTAGTAGTATTCCCCTTTATTAATGGAGTATTTGCACTTAACCAACAAATGGTTTTCCCTGAATGGCTCAAAGGATTAGAAGAATGGATGCTTGCAAAGGAAAATGAAAATGAGGAAGTTACAAAAGTACTTCTTTATGCCGATACTGTTTGGGTGTTGTTGTACAATATAATTATTGTTTGTGTATTAACAGGTATAGGCGAAGAGTTTATATTTAGAGGTGTTTTGTTAAACATAACCAATAAAACAATCAAAAATCCACACATAGCTATATGGACTGTTGCTGTTATCTTTAGTGCTATTCACATTCAGTTCTATGGCTTTATTCCTCGATTAATATTAGGAGTTTACTTTGGTTACCTCCTTTATTATACTAAAAATATGTGGCTGCCTGTAATCGCACACTTGGTAAATAACTTAATAGGGGTAGTGTTGGCTTATATTTATCAAGACGTGCCAGACGATGATGTGTATATTGAGACCTTGGGGGCTGACTCTACTTGGTGGTTGGCTGTAACCTCCTTTGCATTGTTTGTATTAATAGTGTTTAAGATTAAGAAACGAGCAAAAGAAATAGAATTACAAAACCTTTCGGCGTAA
- a CDS encoding rubrerythrin (product_source=COG1592; cath_funfam=1.20.1260.10,2.20.28.10; cog=COG1592; pfam=PF02915; superfamily=47240,57802), translating into MEKSIKGTKTEQNLLKSFAGESQARSRYTFFASVAKKEGYEQIAGVFLETAEQEKEHAKRFFKFLEGGEVQITASFPAGVIGTTAQNLLAAAEGELEEWDILYKDFEKVALEEGFPQIAAAFKMIAQVEVQHEIRYRKLLANVLDGTVFEKEEEIEWQCRNCGYVHKGKSAPKVCPACVHPQAFFEPMKKNY; encoded by the coding sequence ATGGAAAAAAGTATTAAAGGAACAAAAACAGAACAAAACTTGCTAAAGTCATTTGCAGGTGAAAGTCAAGCACGCTCAAGATATACATTCTTTGCGAGTGTAGCTAAAAAAGAAGGTTACGAACAAATTGCAGGAGTATTTTTAGAAACTGCCGAACAAGAAAAAGAACACGCTAAACGCTTTTTCAAGTTTTTAGAGGGAGGTGAAGTACAAATTACAGCAAGCTTTCCAGCAGGTGTTATAGGAACTACTGCTCAAAACCTTTTGGCTGCTGCCGAAGGAGAGTTAGAAGAGTGGGATATCTTATACAAAGATTTTGAAAAGGTAGCACTTGAAGAAGGTTTCCCTCAAATAGCTGCTGCATTTAAGATGATAGCTCAAGTAGAAGTTCAGCACGAAATTAGATACAGAAAACTTTTAGCTAATGTATTAGATGGAACTGTGTTTGAGAAAGAAGAAGAAATTGAATGGCAATGTCGCAACTGTGGATATGTTCACAAAGGCAAGAGTGCTCCTAAAGTGTGTCCTGCTTGCGTTCACCCTCAAGCATTTTTCGAACCAATGAAGAAAAACTATTAA
- a CDS encoding lipopolysaccharide export system ATP-binding protein (product_source=KO:K06861; cath_funfam=3.40.50.300; cog=COG1137; ko=KO:K06861; pfam=PF00005; smart=SM00382; superfamily=52540; tigrfam=TIGR04406) — protein sequence MEQKILRTEDLVKKYRNRTVVNHVSINVKQGEIVGLLGPNGAGKTTTFYMSVGLVTPNEGKIFLDDMEITKFPVYKRAQHGIGYLAQEASVFRKMTVEDNIRSVLEMTKQTKEYQKDKLESLIQEFGLEKVRKNLGDQLSGGERRRVEIARCLAIDPKFIMLDEPFAGVDPIAVQDIQQIVGKLKHKNIGILITDHNVHETLSITDRAYLLFEGKVLFQGVAEELAANPTVREKYLGKDFELRRKVL from the coding sequence ATGGAACAAAAGATTCTACGTACCGAAGATTTGGTAAAGAAATATAGAAACAGAACGGTAGTTAACCACGTTTCTATAAATGTAAAACAAGGAGAAATTGTTGGTTTATTAGGTCCTAATGGAGCCGGAAAAACAACAACATTCTATATGTCGGTAGGATTAGTAACTCCTAATGAAGGTAAAATATTCTTAGACGATATGGAGATTACCAAATTTCCTGTATACAAAAGAGCTCAACACGGTATAGGATATTTGGCTCAAGAGGCTTCGGTATTCAGGAAGATGACTGTTGAGGATAATATCCGTTCTGTTTTAGAGATGACTAAGCAAACTAAAGAATATCAAAAAGATAAATTAGAAAGCCTTATTCAAGAGTTTGGATTAGAAAAAGTAAGAAAGAATTTAGGAGATCAGCTTTCTGGAGGCGAACGTCGTCGTGTAGAGATTGCACGTTGCCTTGCTATCGACCCTAAATTTATTATGCTCGACGAACCTTTCGCAGGAGTAGACCCTATAGCCGTTCAGGATATTCAACAAATTGTAGGGAAACTAAAGCATAAGAATATTGGAATACTTATTACCGACCACAACGTTCACGAAACGCTTAGTATTACAGATAGAGCTTATCTACTTTTTGAAGGTAAAGTATTGTTTCAAGGTGTAGCCGAAGAACTTGCAGCCAACCCAACAGTTAGGGAAAAATACTTAGGGAAAGATTTTGAATTACGCCGAAAGGTTTTGTAA
- a CDS encoding guanine deaminase (product_source=KO:K01487; cath_funfam=3.40.140.10; cog=COG0590; ko=KO:K01487; pfam=PF00383; superfamily=53927) gives MNNFSEDMMRKAIELSLIGIEAGGGPFGAVVVKNGEIIAAAHNTVTLSNDPTAHAEVNAIRLAAEALNTFDLSGCEIYASCEPCPMCLSAIYWARIEKLYYANTKTDAKDIGFDDSFIYEQIDLPEQKRSIPVVKMMRDEALEAFKVWKNKEDKTEY, from the coding sequence ATGAACAATTTTTCTGAAGATATGATGCGAAAAGCCATAGAACTTTCGCTTATTGGAATAGAAGCCGGAGGCGGACCTTTCGGGGCTGTTGTGGTAAAGAATGGTGAAATAATAGCTGCGGCTCACAATACGGTAACGTTGAGTAACGACCCTACCGCTCACGCCGAAGTTAATGCCATTCGCTTAGCGGCTGAGGCATTAAACACTTTCGACCTTTCGGGTTGCGAAATATATGCCTCGTGCGAGCCTTGCCCTATGTGTTTGTCGGCTATTTATTGGGCAAGAATAGAAAAGCTATATTACGCAAACACAAAAACAGATGCGAAAGATATAGGATTCGACGACTCATTTATATACGAACAGATAGATTTGCCTGAGCAAAAACGCTCTATACCTGTAGTAAAGATGATGAGAGATGAAGCTTTAGAGGCTTTCAAGGTTTGGAAAAACAAAGAAGACAAAACAGAATATTAA
- a CDS encoding dihydroorotate dehydrogenase (fumarate) (product_source=KO:K00226; cath_funfam=3.20.20.70; cog=COG0167; ko=KO:K00226; pfam=PF01180; superfamily=51395): MGSIFETQFAGLKLSNPIVASSSGLTDTVKKNKELDKAGVGAIVLKSLFEEQISKEAEILLKNSSYPEANDYILNYTREDAVNNYLKLITESKDACRVPIIASINCYNDSSWIDFARQIEIAGADALEVNILALNTNITDECESLEDIHLRIAKKLTEVINIPVVIKLSKYFSNLVKLVNNLTISGASGVVLFNRFYQNDIDLNNLQMTSGQVFSSHTAIADTLRWTGVISGKLPNVSIAASTGVHDWEGIVKCILSGASAVQLCSTLYQNGNDIIPQMKSNIEEWLQASNFSSISEIKGKLNYAGNASLYERIQFMKYFSNRD, encoded by the coding sequence ATGGGAAGTATATTTGAAACTCAATTTGCAGGATTAAAGTTATCTAATCCTATTGTTGCATCAAGTTCTGGATTAACAGATACGGTTAAGAAAAACAAAGAATTAGACAAAGCCGGCGTAGGAGCTATTGTTCTTAAATCTTTATTTGAGGAACAAATATCGAAAGAAGCTGAAATACTCTTAAAGAATAGCTCTTATCCTGAAGCAAACGATTATATCTTAAATTATACAAGAGAAGATGCGGTTAATAATTATCTTAAGTTGATAACCGAAAGTAAAGATGCTTGTCGCGTTCCTATTATTGCAAGCATTAATTGCTACAATGATAGTTCGTGGATAGATTTTGCTCGTCAAATAGAGATTGCAGGAGCTGATGCTTTAGAGGTAAATATACTGGCTCTTAACACAAATATTACCGATGAATGCGAGAGTTTAGAGGATATTCATTTAAGAATAGCGAAGAAATTAACAGAGGTTATAAACATTCCTGTAGTAATAAAATTGAGCAAATACTTCAGTAACTTAGTGAAACTTGTAAATAACTTAACTATATCGGGAGCTTCTGGGGTGGTTTTGTTTAACCGCTTTTATCAAAACGATATAGACTTAAATAATTTACAGATGACATCGGGGCAAGTGTTTAGCTCTCACACTGCAATAGCCGACACTCTCCGTTGGACAGGCGTAATATCTGGTAAGTTGCCGAATGTTTCTATTGCTGCATCAACAGGAGTACACGACTGGGAAGGTATTGTTAAGTGTATTCTTTCTGGTGCTTCGGCAGTTCAGTTGTGTTCTACTCTTTATCAGAATGGAAATGATATTATCCCTCAAATGAAAAGCAATATAGAAGAATGGCTACAAGCATCTAATTTCTCATCTATAAGCGAAATTAAAGGGAAACTAAATTATGCAGGGAATGCTTCTTTGTACGAACGCATTCAGTTTATGAAGTATTTTTCAAATAGAGACTAA
- a CDS encoding GTP-binding protein (product_source=KO:K03978; cath_funfam=3.40.50.300; cog=COG0218; ko=KO:K03978; pfam=PF01926; smart=SM00382; superfamily=52540; tigrfam=TIGR03598), whose translation MDIKKAEFLISNTQVEKCPSDGKPEYAFIGRSNVGKSSLINMLTGKKGLAMTSSKPGKTQLINHFIINDDWYLVDLPGYGYAQRGKAGRLQIEKIIYNYLGKREELTCLFVLLDCRHEPQKIDLEFIDELGETGIPFVIVFTKIDKISNGRLQENIENYKSKLLENWEELPPIFYTSSEYRKGKEDILNYIEEINNSLRK comes from the coding sequence ATGGATATTAAGAAAGCAGAATTTTTAATAAGCAATACACAAGTAGAGAAGTGTCCGAGCGATGGTAAACCCGAGTACGCTTTTATCGGAAGGTCGAATGTAGGAAAATCTTCTCTTATAAATATGCTTACAGGCAAAAAAGGGTTAGCAATGACTTCTTCTAAGCCCGGTAAGACTCAACTTATAAATCATTTTATAATTAACGACGATTGGTATCTTGTAGACTTACCAGGATATGGATATGCTCAACGTGGAAAGGCGGGAAGACTGCAAATAGAAAAAATAATCTACAACTATCTGGGCAAAAGAGAAGAACTAACTTGTCTGTTCGTTCTATTAGATTGCAGACACGAACCTCAGAAGATAGACTTAGAATTTATCGATGAATTGGGCGAAACTGGCATTCCATTTGTTATTGTTTTCACTAAGATAGATAAGATATCTAACGGTCGCCTACAAGAAAACATAGAGAATTATAAATCTAAATTATTAGAGAACTGGGAAGAACTCCCTCCTATATTTTATACTTCTTCGGAGTATCGCAAGGGAAAAGAAGATATATTAAACTATATAGAAGAGATAAATAACTCTTTAAGAAAGTAA